Proteins from a single region of Palaemon carinicauda isolate YSFRI2023 chromosome 1, ASM3689809v2, whole genome shotgun sequence:
- the LOC137637616 gene encoding uncharacterized protein, translating into MQPSVEQGSQEPLMNDDNPTRPSKSVSADFFVVTGKAFLVVIDCLSRRPVIAPCNGDNTTSNTIRNFCRYFHEVGVPPSLRTDGWPQSTSTEFRDFMKRWDVRRMVTSSHYPQLNSYTEAAVKSVKQLILKTGLSGNIDFEDFGHGLLELRNTPNFTGRSPAQILYG; encoded by the coding sequence ATGCAACCAAGTGTAGAGCAAGGCAGTCAGGAACCTTTAATGAATGACGACAACCCAACAAGACCCTCTAAGTCTGTCTCAGCCGACTTCTTCGTTGTCACAGGGAAAGCTTTCCTCGTCGTCATCGATTGTCTATCAAGAAGGCCTGTTATTGCACCCTGTAATGGTGATAATACAACTTCTAATACGATCAGGAACTTCTGCAGATACTTTCATGAAGTTGGTGTTCCTCCTAGCCTTAGGACAGATGGATGGCCACAGTCCACCAGCACAGAGTTCAGGGATTTTATGAAGAGATGGGATGTTCGACGCATGGTAACTTCATCTCACTATCCGCAATTGAATAGTTACACCGAAGCCGCTGTGAAGTCAGTTAAGCAACTCATCCTGAAAACAGGCCTGTCTGGCAACATCGATTTTGAAGATTTTGGCCATGGCTTGCTGGAACTCAGGAATACTCCTAATTTTACAGGACGCTCCCCTGCCCAGATCTTGTATGGCTGA